Proteins encoded by one window of Ralstonia sp. RRA:
- a CDS encoding bifunctional aminoglycoside phosphotransferase/ATP-binding protein, translating into MAERPSPTSATQIAEALPACMLDARAYPHPATHLRMIETHLSWVFLAGAFAYKVRKPVTLDFVNFGSLAARRADCDEEWRLNRQLAPDLYLGVVPISRDAVSGAVHVNGHGEPFDYAVCMRRFHQRDVLSEMARNQQLGPETIDPLADLIADFHGAAPVAPPSSDYGTPARIRRTLEDCAAGVAALSTDAQRTSATLSLLRQHADRLDKAFASRRRTGHIRECHGDLHLGNIVMVEGRPTPFDRLEFSAPLRWIDTMYDVAFLFMDLVASGLAGLAYRLINRYLERCGDYGGLAVLPFYAAMRALVRARVLLERAHQLENDPELAAPHRDEAHRLLDLARDLLSRSDGCIILMHGLSGSGKSTQAAQLMEAECMIRVRSDAERRRGICANAVDRYASHAIDQTYRRVAAICRIGVRAGFPMIADATFLAHGQRSRFFTLARRLGAPFAIVDCAAEPEVLRVRIRARMHAGRDASEADLSVLDAQMATQQPLTAEERTYVIRCATRPLLPSLGRVRVT; encoded by the coding sequence ATGGCCGAACGCCCGAGCCCGACCTCAGCCACCCAGATTGCCGAAGCACTCCCCGCGTGCATGCTCGATGCGCGCGCGTATCCGCATCCGGCAACCCATCTTCGGATGATCGAAACGCATCTGTCGTGGGTATTCCTGGCGGGGGCGTTTGCGTACAAGGTGCGCAAGCCGGTCACGCTCGATTTCGTCAATTTCGGGTCTCTCGCCGCCCGCCGTGCCGACTGCGACGAGGAATGGCGGCTCAACCGCCAACTCGCGCCAGACCTGTACCTTGGTGTGGTGCCGATCTCGCGCGATGCGGTCAGTGGTGCCGTGCATGTGAACGGACACGGCGAGCCTTTCGACTACGCAGTGTGCATGCGACGCTTCCACCAGCGCGATGTGCTGAGCGAGATGGCACGCAACCAGCAGCTCGGCCCCGAAACCATCGACCCACTGGCCGACCTGATCGCAGACTTTCATGGCGCAGCGCCAGTTGCGCCTCCGAGCTCCGATTACGGAACCCCGGCACGCATCCGGCGCACGCTTGAGGACTGCGCGGCCGGAGTCGCTGCGTTGAGCACGGACGCGCAACGAACATCGGCAACCCTATCGTTGCTGCGCCAGCATGCAGACCGGCTCGACAAAGCCTTTGCGTCACGCCGGCGCACCGGACACATTCGAGAATGTCATGGCGACCTCCATCTGGGCAACATCGTCATGGTCGAGGGAAGACCCACGCCATTCGACCGCCTGGAGTTCTCTGCGCCGCTGCGCTGGATTGACACCATGTACGACGTCGCGTTCCTGTTCATGGATCTTGTAGCGTCGGGGCTTGCCGGCCTGGCTTACCGCCTGATCAACCGCTACCTCGAACGTTGCGGAGACTATGGCGGGCTCGCAGTCCTGCCCTTCTACGCGGCCATGCGGGCACTGGTGCGCGCCCGCGTGCTGCTCGAACGGGCCCACCAACTAGAGAACGACCCTGAATTGGCGGCGCCACACCGAGACGAAGCGCACCGACTGCTTGACCTGGCGCGCGACCTGCTCAGTCGGAGCGACGGTTGCATCATCCTCATGCATGGCCTGTCAGGCAGCGGAAAATCGACCCAGGCGGCGCAGTTGATGGAAGCGGAGTGCATGATCCGCGTGCGTTCCGATGCTGAACGACGCCGCGGTATCTGTGCCAACGCAGTTGATCGCTACGCGTCACACGCAATCGACCAGACGTATCGACGTGTAGCGGCCATCTGCAGGATCGGCGTGCGTGCCGGCTTTCCCATGATTGCCGACGCCACGTTCCTGGCGCATGGCCAGCGCAGCCGGTTCTTTACGTTGGCGAGGCGCCTTGGTGCGCCCTTCGCCATCGTGGATTGCGCTGCCGAACCGGAGGTCCTGCGGGTGCGTATCCGCGCCAGAATGCACGCAGGCCGGGACGCTTCTGAAGCCGATCTTTCCGTACTGGATGCCCAGATGGCCACACAGCAGCCGTTGACTGCGGAAGAGCGCACCTACGTGATTCGATGCGCCACGCGCCCGCTGCTTCCCTCGCTCGGGCGCGTGCGAGTCACGTAG
- a CDS encoding CBS domain-containing protein: protein MRVQDIYSHNAVHIPLSCTLQEAAQQMRQKHVGALVVTENTPSGPHAIGVVTDRDMVLDAVAVGLHPAQTCVADVMSRGVINVTPDTSLSDALQEMLSAGVRRVGVTSDGALVGVLSLDDVLSAMASEWSLIARLVRNEREREMTGSVEPPLSV from the coding sequence ATGCGAGTTCAAGACATCTACTCACACAACGCCGTACACATCCCGCTTTCCTGCACGCTTCAGGAGGCGGCGCAGCAGATGCGCCAGAAGCACGTCGGCGCACTGGTGGTGACGGAAAACACCCCCAGCGGCCCGCACGCCATCGGCGTCGTCACCGACCGAGACATGGTGCTCGACGCCGTTGCGGTGGGCCTGCATCCAGCCCAGACCTGCGTGGCGGATGTGATGAGCCGCGGCGTGATCAACGTCACGCCAGATACCAGCCTGAGTGATGCACTGCAGGAGATGCTGTCCGCCGGAGTCCGGCGCGTGGGTGTGACCTCCGATGGGGCATTGGTCGGCGTGCTGTCTCTGGACGATGTCCTGAGCGCGATGGCCTCCGAGTGGAGCCTGATTGCACGGCTGGTGCGCAATGAACGTG
- a CDS encoding zinc-dependent alcohol dehydrogenase family protein, which yields MKALVYDGPGKISLADKPKPELQAPSDAVVRVTLTTICGTDLHIIKGDVPTCEPGRTLGHEGVGVVESVGAAVTSLKPGDHVLISCISSCGKCANCRRGMYSHCETGGWILGNRIDGVQAEYVRIPHAETSLYKLPPGIDEEALVMLSDIFPTGFECGVLNGRVQPGSTVAIVGAGPIGLASLLTAQFYSPAQLILIDTNAARLEVASRLGASACINVTSEDAVAAVKKLTDGVGVDCAIEAVGVPATFELCQDLVAPGGVIANIGVHGVKADLHLETLWSQNVAITTRLVDTVSTPMLLKTVRAGKLQPGQLITHRFKLDDILSAYDTFRNAGESHALKVIIAA from the coding sequence ATGAAAGCACTGGTCTATGACGGCCCCGGCAAGATCTCACTGGCAGACAAGCCGAAGCCCGAGTTGCAAGCGCCCAGTGACGCCGTGGTCCGTGTGACGCTGACGACAATCTGCGGGACCGATCTGCACATCATCAAGGGCGATGTGCCCACCTGCGAACCCGGGCGTACGCTGGGGCATGAAGGTGTTGGCGTGGTCGAGTCTGTCGGCGCCGCCGTGACGTCGCTCAAGCCAGGCGATCACGTGCTGATCTCGTGCATTTCTTCGTGCGGCAAATGTGCGAACTGCCGACGCGGCATGTATTCGCATTGCGAGACGGGAGGTTGGATCCTGGGGAACCGCATCGATGGCGTGCAGGCTGAGTACGTCCGGATACCGCACGCAGAAACCAGTCTCTATAAGCTGCCGCCGGGTATCGACGAAGAGGCGCTGGTCATGCTGTCTGACATCTTCCCGACCGGCTTCGAATGCGGCGTCCTGAACGGTCGCGTGCAGCCGGGCAGCACTGTGGCGATTGTCGGCGCCGGGCCCATCGGGTTGGCCTCGCTGCTGACCGCCCAGTTCTACTCGCCTGCCCAACTCATCCTGATCGACACCAACGCAGCGCGCCTGGAGGTGGCGAGTCGGCTGGGCGCGAGTGCGTGCATCAACGTCACCAGTGAAGATGCGGTTGCCGCGGTCAAGAAGCTGACGGATGGCGTGGGCGTGGATTGCGCGATCGAGGCGGTGGGCGTGCCTGCCACGTTCGAGCTGTGCCAGGATCTTGTTGCACCGGGCGGCGTGATTGCCAATATTGGCGTGCACGGCGTGAAGGCGGATCTCCATCTGGAGACACTGTGGAGCCAGAACGTCGCCATCACCACGCGACTGGTCGATACGGTGAGCACGCCGATGCTGCTGAAGACAGTGCGCGCAGGCAAGCTCCAACCGGGGCAACTCATCACGCACCGGTTCAAGCTGGACGACATCCTCTCCGCCTACGACACCTTCCGCAACGCGGGGGAGTCACATGCACTCAAGGTCATCATCGCCGCGTAG